The Acanthochromis polyacanthus isolate Apoly-LR-REF ecotype Palm Island chromosome 10, KAUST_Apoly_ChrSc, whole genome shotgun sequence genome includes the window GCAAACCAAAGTGTCACTATGCGGAGCCATTAACATCTTACATGTCGTTTATTCACCGGGAGATGAAAGATTATCCTGCTCAGAAGCATTGTTCTTGCTACCTACAGTATACATTACTCAAGTGGGAGTAAAATTACTTGTGTTTAAAACTACTCAAGCAACAGAGGCTCATTAGGAGCATGCACATAGTACAGCTTAGCAGCCATTTTGACTTATAGCAAGCTCAAATAGAAAATTCTCATGACTGTGCATTAAACACAATCTTGTGGAATGAgagtgataaaataaataaataaagataaaagcaGACCTACTGGTTTTAGAATATACTCAAGCAAGCAGGAGTCGCTGGAAATCTACTCAGTTTCACTCACTTTCCACCCAATTCTTAGAGTATTAGTATTATTTACTTGTTGAGTTTGTCTTGTTAACACAGTGTTCCAGTCTCCCAAGGCAGACCCACCCTTCATTTGTATCCTGTAGGAACAGCAACACACATCACCCCACCCCACTCCCATGTGCTGCAGGGCCTGTCGGGGTGGTTTAACAGCACAACCTCGTCTCTTGAACTTCTGGTTTCTTGTAAAAATTAATAGACAGCTGGTCCAGGTGTTACTGCTTTAACATTATGTGCCAACCGAGTGAGGAAGCTGTTGGCGTACATGGGatttgtgtgtctgaatgtgcgTTTCGCTCTCTGTCctgctgtctgctttaagccttttGAGGCTGTCAAGCAAAGTTAGTTgtgtcagcattttttttcccttccctgAGAGCAACACTCTCTATTCCCTGGCGAGTGTCGGCTGTGCTGCAGAGGTTCCACTCATTTTATGCCGCTAAGCAGGTAGACATGATTATGTGATACACACAGCATTTAGAAGTATTATCATGCCAGCTTTAGGTCAATGCAGGACATTTGTGTTCTCTACGAGACAAAAGTGGGGTGCATTCTTTCACCCCAAATGGTTCTTAAATGATTCATCCATGAAACTTAGGCACCCAGTCATTAATTCATTAGGTCACACTGGAGCTCAGGACAGACGTTCACAATGTGCCTGGGGCCGACGAGCTCAGGTTTCTCTGCTCGGAGTCACAGagtgtctctgctgctgctgctgctcacgtGGGATGTTGGCCGCCTCCATATTGATAGAGCTCTGTTGCCATATCAGCCATGTAAGCCGGGTGATTTCTAGTCCAGCCAGCAGCCCCATTGTTTTGTCAGGAGGTTATCATCTCAGACTCCAGGTGTTGCTGTATGAACCTGAGTGTGACAAAGCATAATTTCTCCCCCCAAACTGTGTACCATACAGAGAATGTATCACACCACACTGTGGCCTTGCTTGTCAGCTCCCTGACCAACAATGCACAGCACAGTGTTTGGATAAAAATACTTCACATGCCATACAGACATTTAAAGCTGTATATATGAGTGATAAAAATGCCAACACATTTCAAAATGAGCTCTGAACACAAAGATACATTTATTGTAAATGGAGGAAGATGAATTCATTTAGGTtaatctctcttttcttttgctaTGTATCAAAGAGATAACAGAGAATCTGATTAGAGGGGTAATCCAGTGGCTTCAAGATAGTGAAAATTAAAGAAGTGCAGAATGAGTTATCTTGACTTTTAGTCCCTAATGTgggtcaaaacaaaaaaaaatccaactttcCCAAAATGCAAATCGAGGGCATCTTTCATTAAACCCTCCCGGCCTCCTAGATACTGACTTCTTTCACATTCCACAACCCAAGTTTGCACAGCTTCTATTGAAAACTTGAAGTCTCAAGCCCAAACTGATACAACCCTGAGGACaccatcattttttttgtttaatactTTGTAAAGCTCTGTCACAGGCCACAGAGGTATCTTTTCAGCTATAGTACAgagctttgtttttaaaggCTTTGCAGCATTCCTTGTGAtgaataaacagattttaatgtTTGGAGAGATGCTGTTGTTATGTTCTTCTTGTAAGAGAATAGAGGACACTGTGAAGCTGctttacttttactcaagtcAGGTTTAAAagattttgcagatttaatttAGAAACTCAATTCACCccaattcaaaaaaaaaaaaatcaaataccTGCACCTGCTTCCACCATCTGCTTTGTATGTCAATGGGCGAAGAGATGTCGCCACCCAGTGGTGGTTTAGCATCACTACACACTCAGAGATGGTTTGTGGCACTGTGACAGGCCGTGCAAAGCAGAATCACACTGAACTGCAGAGGTGCTGATATTACAGAAGCTCTGCGGTATGTTATGATGTGGCATGTAGCCATCCTTCCTCCCTGTCACACTGTTCACAAACtggggaaagaaaaaagagagggcACAATTTGTGTGACAGACTCCCCTATATATCCTTCAAATGCACCTCAGGAGACCGAACTTTTCCCGAGAATGACTTTGAACCCATCAGACAACAGTTGGAAGCCTACCTTTCAAATTAGAGCACTGTCTAAATGTTTGGTGAGGCAATGTACACTGTTGGGACAACTCATAAAAACCGACACCCTCAACCCACCCCCAGCATTGCACACAATCCAGAGTTGCTGACGCAAATGTTTAGGCTTTTCAATAGGGAGGATATTTCCAGTCCTTGAAACTTTAAACACAGCCCGTATTTCACTGTCAGAAATGAGGCGACAAGTCAAACGAGAATGGGGTGTCTTTTAACCTGTGTGTACACCTGAGACATCAAGGACTTCTCTGCTAACCTGCTTAGatgaatgttgaatgaatgtttCACCTCCTTTTtactcaattaaaaaaaaactagcttgaaagacacaaaatgtacaaaatagagacaaaaaTACTTTAATGATAACAagatacatctgacttcaagaGTCCAAAGATATTGATGGAGTCAATATGCCTGATGTCTTACAAGTGAGTTACAAACTTCTAGACGATGTTCTGTATTTTTGAAGCGGTGGAGTCCTTGTGCttaacagaagaaaacaagTAATGTGGTGATGGAGCTCTAACAATACAGGAAACATGGttagttttattttcctgtgaACACATACAGAAAAGCCATTCAAGCAACTACATTATTACAAAAAGCCATATCAAACCTAATGACAGGGAGCATAACAGATTGTCActttacacacatacagtacattctCAATAGGATTAGCTTATGTCTTGTGCTGGGATGTCACAGGAATCCCAACTTccacaacagaataaaaaataaaataaaataaaagcctcactTATAATAATCTCTAAATGACTGGGAGGAACAACTGCACCTTACTGTAAGtatatcaggaaaaaaaagtgaaaaccctTATTTGAGCCACAAAATCTGAGCatgttttatattcattttgCACCGAGCACTCCTCAGCATGTGGTGCTCATAAACTGCACTTCCAAAACTGAAGCATATGACTGGCCTGGAATGGTCAAAAGCCTGTCTGTGAACTGAAGGAGGAAGCGAAGAAGAAGAGTACACAGAGAAGTAAAGACAGAGTGAAtcatcacattaaaaaaactaaaagaagaCGTCGAGCACGTCTCTCTTCTTCTTGCTCCACTCCTCTCTGCTAGTTGCTGGCTCTTGGCTGCGGCCCAGAGGAATTCTCTGGTGGCCTCGGTAAATATAACATTTAGAATAACAGCGCCAGAGCCCCCGTGTGTGGACTTAACCCAGTTCCTGGGTCCTCGCTGTGTTGCCTGCGGCTCTAACGGGTAGAATAACAGGCCTTCATGTCTGACCTAGGTAAGGGACCAGAGAGGAATAAGGGCTAATTTAGAGGGGCCAGAGATCTGGAGGGTTTCTGTCAAGCCTCCTTCCTGCCCCCTGGGACAGAAAGGGAGAAAAAGTAGCATGGCTCCAGTAAAGAATCGGCTCAATCTGGTCCTAAGGAGCATGTGGGGATGCAGGACTTGCCTTTGATAAGGAAAACCAAGTTGTGAAATATGAAATAGCCTCTAATGAGACGATGACTACTTTGCTAATGTGGTCATATTTGTCAAGATGCAGCAGTCGAACACAAACTGACAATCATCCAAAGTgcaaaatctaagacttttgtGGCTCAACACCATCGCAAAATAGGTCAACACCAAATCTCGCCGTGACACAGTATCATCCATTCACTTAAATCACAGAGAAGCGGTCACTGTGAACATTTAACAAGTTTAGGCACCTTGatgtttgtgatttttacatttgataTTCAGCATCCTCTCTTATCGCTGCACTTCACTGATAGCtagatggaaaacaaagagaGCGCATTACATTTGACAATTCAGTTGCAATGTCTCCTGAAGCTATACACATGACATTGATCTGTAATGTCTCTGAGACAGTTTCTGAAGCTCTATAAACGTTGAGAGTGATGCGATacgtttttttttgcattaaaataagACACATGTCTGAGTATAACTAAAACGTATGAAACGTATAGAGTCCATAAAACTGCGTCTGCTATGCTCGTTTCCATTCACCGCCGCCCACACAGCAGCGCTGGATGACATCAGAGATCAGTCTTGGCTCTCCTTTTTCTAGCTTTGCAAGAGACTTATCAATACATACAAGTGTGAAATAACTGTTCATATTCATAGTATTACATTTGCATCCTCTTTAGAGTGGATTTTCACTTTAAGAATGCACAAGTTTGTTGGCTTTATGGCCATCATGCACTAAAATTCATATGTGCCAGAACTGGACTTAAAACCTGTACAATTTGTATTTAATCATCAAGTATCTAAAGTTATAATACATATTCCCACTTTGAAACAGCAAATGGTGTATGTTACATATCTACAGACCAATGTGTGATGGTGCAATACTGTGAAGAGAACAACAAACAGCACACCATATACTATGTCATCTATAGTATATCAGTATTGCATATTGTAACTATATTTATACATGTTTATATAAATATAGATAAGTATATTTCTATGTACACTTTGATATTTCAACATTgcataaagaataaaataaataatacaaatataatCAAATCTTACAGTAAGTATGATTTGAGAAATGCTATATTAGAGCCAAAATTGTCCTAACAGTTGAAATAATCATGATAATAACAATTgttattcaatttaaaaaataaaaattgtggcCTACAGTCTGGCATAACAGTACAAGCTACACCACAATTACCCTGCAAGTTTACCATGTGGGACTGCTGGAATGACTGGAGAGGGTGGAATAAGGACAGGGAAGGTCGGGGCTTGTTTCCTTCTGTTCAGTCTGTCTGGGAATTTGTATGGACAaatgtgcgtttgtgtgtgaggATGTGTTATCGTGTAGAGGTGTACATAAGTCTGCAAATGTGGCTTTTAAATGGTGTAAGGGGTCAAAGGTCAGTAGCATCTCCTGAGCTTTCACCTCCGGATGTCGGTGGCCTTAGGGTCTTCCTGCTCAGCCACCACTCCGACTTCTGGACCGTGGCGCCGGGGTCCCTGACTGCGGTTGCGTGGGTGGCCGCTGAAGCCCACCTTACCAGCTTTGTCCTTGTCGCCTTGCCGTGGAGGGCGAGGGTGTTCCGGCTCAGGGTGGGAAGGCAAGGCGTGGCGGTGGTGTTCGACAGCGGAGCTGGCGGGAGACGGGGCGAGCGAAGAGCAGAGGCTCAGGCTGTCGCACAGAGCGCCCCAGTTCTGCTCGCACTGCAGCCGGACGCTCCGGGTCAGagcctccttcacctcctctcCACAGCCCAGGAGGATATTCACCAGCTCCACATATGGACTGGGCAGAGAGAGTCAGATTACTCACATGAATCCTGTGATTTAATGTACAATACATCAAGGTCTGgcaaatgacaaataaatggaGACAGGTGAGAGAAAACCCCAGGCGGTCCAGACCAGCCACTTACCCTTTAGGGAACAGGTCTTGGAAGTGGATCATCTCCACCATGACGGCCACGTTCTCTTTAGCAGCAGAGCACAGGTTGTGTCTGATGTAGCAATCTCTCTGGAGCTGAAACACCATCTCCTTAATGGACACACACTTCCTGCTGATGCAGCTGAACTTGTGCCGTAAACCGTGTGCCATACATTTCAAAGCATCTTTGATGAAGGACTTCCCCTGTGtgcacacagagacaaagacTCTTGAAGCGCTTAGGACTAGCACATCTTGTAAAGAACAAGAAGATACTCTGGATCCGTGTGGTGTTGATGTATACATGTACGATAGTTTTGGAGATGCCATGTTCTGGTTGTGCTATATGAATGTATACTGATCTTGCAAAGAAATGGGAGATGAAATTCTGCATGAATAGTCAAATTGTGCCATTCTTCTGGTGAAGCCTTCTGGATTCCTCTGCCAAGGATGCTAAGTTCCTAGTAAGTGACCCTATAGACATATTAACACCCCACTCGAGCCTGGCTTGGCAGGGCTTCAACCTCCGCTATGTATGAAAAGGGAGCTAACTGGGCTTCTGGCCAGCTGGCTCATGACCCTTGGTCCTAACTGTCCACACATCAGTCTACCGAGAGGCAAATGAACTTccaagaaaggaaaagagaTTATTAGATAAGTGTATGGATGATcgcattcataaaaaaaaagatatgttttgatttatgcagaaaaatgacaagTGTGGAGCAGTGAACCgatgaaaaggaggaggaggaatgttGCCTCTGGTTATACCATtttttgcaaacagacagaacaGTTTAGTACCTGAGAGTCAAATTTGCCAGCGTTGTGCAGGAACGTCATGCAGATTTCCTGTAGCCCTCGTATCTCGCAGGAGTTATTCTCAAAGCACTCAAACACACCACAGCCGACATCTCCTGCACTCACCAGGCAGTGCTGGATCTCAGCTGGAAATAGAGAACAGGTTAGGGGAGGGACCTTATCATCTGTTCACAGCAGAGACAGCGCACAGATTGTTACAGACATGTTGGCAGTGAAGACCATACAGCTTGGAGGCACAACTCTACTTCAGCACCGATTGCTGCACGAATCACAAAGCTGATGTGGCGTATAACTATTTCCACAGACGCAGGCGGTCGTTCGTGCGCTCATGACCCGGAGTCTCAGAGAGAAAACGGATGCAGCAgagtggaggggggggggggggggggggggtgtttcgGGAGCGGGGAGACGTCTAATTTCCCAAAGCTGAGGGGGTTCCTGCAGAGGAACACTTGGTGACAGATATTACTGTGTCATTCTGCACCACAATCCATCTGCACTGCCTAGCATTGAGATGGGATGGTGCATTGCAGATACAGCCAAATGCAGTCATTTCAGTCAATGTCTGTTAACTA containing:
- the stc2a gene encoding stanniocalcin-2a translates to MLVKLAVALLVLSVLEQVVVSDNIDIHDSPPEKPASQKGRLSLQNTAEIQHCLVSAGDVGCGVFECFENNSCEIRGLQEICMTFLHNAGKFDSQGKSFIKDALKCMAHGLRHKFSCISRKCVSIKEMVFQLQRDCYIRHNLCSAAKENVAVMVEMIHFQDLFPKGPYVELVNILLGCGEEVKEALTRSVRLQCEQNWGALCDSLSLCSSLAPSPASSAVEHHRHALPSHPEPEHPRPPRQGDKDKAGKVGFSGHPRNRSQGPRRHGPEVGVVAEQEDPKATDIRR